The following coding sequences are from one Parabacteroides pacaensis window:
- a CDS encoding glycoside hydrolase family 15 protein — protein sequence MANNLDYGVIGNCRTAALISKEGSIDWCCIPEFDSPSIFAKLLDKEKGGSFSFLVSDEYTITQKYLGHTNILSTFFESDEGGFEVIDFMPRYKTGYNSEGEHYMPPEIYRYLRPSYGIPRFHIIYNPRMDYARGEMKHEVIGKDFIKSHSTSNPKDTVYLYSSLDLKSVLEGKEIKLKQDEFLLLTYNQKLITIDLNRVYLEYQRTKVYWLNWSSRSKKFYDYSEIIYRSMLVLKLMSYRSGAVLAALTTSIPEAIGNVRNWDYRFCWLRDASMSIDTLLKTGHFGAAGRFMSFIQSIIHSKYDTFQIMYGIRGERVLTEEMLDYLSGYENSKPVRIGNDAYHQKQNDSFGYLMDVIHQYFQFFPGTLDEVEDMWEIVKNIVSTVSGSWENQDKGIWEIRKQDQHFVFSKVMCWVALDRAIRIAELIHKDYYAALWRKEANRIQNDVFTKGWNEEMQSFTQAYGSIDMDSSLLLMERYGFIAADDERYIKTVKAVQKNLFYKGLMFRYKVADDFGIPSSAFTICTFWLVRALYVIGEKDEAKTLFNQLISYSNHLGLMSEDLEFDTKRQLGNFPQAYSHLAMINTAILLSNEKPASKFIRP from the coding sequence ATGGCAAATAATTTAGACTATGGAGTAATAGGCAATTGCCGGACTGCCGCATTAATATCCAAAGAAGGTAGCATTGATTGGTGCTGCATCCCCGAATTCGATTCTCCTTCTATCTTTGCTAAATTATTGGATAAGGAAAAAGGCGGAAGTTTCAGTTTCTTGGTTTCCGACGAATATACTATCACACAAAAATATTTAGGTCATACAAACATTCTTTCCACCTTTTTCGAATCGGACGAGGGCGGATTTGAGGTGATCGATTTTATGCCTCGCTACAAAACAGGTTATAACAGTGAAGGAGAACATTACATGCCCCCTGAGATTTACCGTTACCTCCGTCCTTCCTATGGGATTCCGCGCTTCCATATTATTTATAATCCGCGTATGGATTATGCCCGGGGAGAAATGAAACATGAGGTTATAGGAAAAGACTTTATCAAATCCCATTCTACTTCCAACCCCAAAGATACCGTATACCTTTATTCGAGCCTGGACTTGAAAAGTGTACTGGAAGGAAAGGAAATCAAGCTAAAACAAGATGAGTTCCTGCTTCTTACTTACAACCAGAAACTAATTACTATCGACCTGAACCGGGTTTACCTGGAATATCAGCGTACCAAAGTATACTGGCTTAACTGGAGCAGCCGTTCAAAGAAATTCTATGATTACAGTGAGATTATTTACCGCAGCATGCTGGTACTTAAACTTATGTCGTACCGTTCAGGAGCAGTGTTAGCAGCACTTACTACCAGTATCCCGGAGGCTATAGGCAATGTACGGAACTGGGATTACCGGTTTTGTTGGCTGCGAGACGCCTCGATGTCTATCGATACATTGTTGAAGACGGGGCACTTTGGAGCTGCAGGCCGTTTCATGTCGTTTATCCAGAGCATTATCCATTCCAAATACGATACATTCCAGATCATGTATGGTATCCGGGGAGAACGGGTATTAACGGAGGAGATGCTGGATTATCTGAGTGGTTACGAAAATTCGAAACCCGTACGTATCGGAAACGATGCTTACCACCAAAAACAGAACGATTCGTTCGGTTACTTAATGGACGTCATTCATCAATATTTCCAATTTTTCCCGGGGACGTTGGATGAAGTAGAAGATATGTGGGAAATTGTAAAAAATATCGTAAGCACGGTCTCCGGCAGTTGGGAAAACCAAGATAAAGGAATTTGGGAAATCCGCAAGCAAGACCAACATTTTGTATTCTCGAAAGTGATGTGTTGGGTAGCACTAGACCGGGCGATACGCATTGCCGAACTGATCCACAAAGATTATTATGCAGCATTATGGCGAAAAGAAGCCAACCGGATACAGAACGATGTGTTTACCAAAGGATGGAACGAAGAAATGCAAAGCTTTACCCAAGCGTATGGCAGTATCGATATGGATTCTTCCTTACTACTGATGGAACGGTATGGCTTTATTGCAGCTGATGACGAGCGGTATATCAAAACCGTAAAAGCTGTACAAAAGAATCTTTTCTATAAAGGACTGATGTTCCGCTACAAGGTAGCTGATGATTTCGGTATCCCCTCCTCGGCTTTCACGATTTGTACTTTCTGGTTAGTTCGTGCCTTGTATGTAATCGGTGAAAAAGACGAAGCGAAAACGTTGTTTAACCAGCTTATCAGTTATTCAAATCATTTAGGATTAATGAGTGAGGACTTGGAGTTCGATACGAAACGGCAATTAGGTAATTTTCCGCAAGCTTATTCGCATTTGGCGATGATCAACACCGCGATATTATTATCTAACGAGAAACCGGCATCTAAATTCATACGCCCGTAA
- a CDS encoding bifunctional alpha,alpha-trehalose-phosphate synthase (UDP-forming)/trehalose-phosphatase, giving the protein MKLVIISNRLPVKAVRKEERYHFTFSEGGLATGLNSLQSSVDKFWIGWPEAFPANQAEEQQLTEELHQHNFHPVFLTPLQIHNYYEGYSNNILWPLCHYFYSYIHYDINYWETYKEVNELFCRIASPFIEPDDIVWVQDYQLMLLPAMLRRLYPSLRIGYFHHIPFPSYELFRVLPERAEILNGLLGADLVGFHTPDYMRHFISALNHMLSLNFEYGDVRLKDRMVRVEAFPIGINFTKYYDAPLYPAVQRKLKRLRQKFGDRKLILSVDRLDYSKGILHRLRGFELFLENHPEYRGRVSLAMIIVPSRDKVNAYAYLKRNVNELVSTINGKYSDIDWTPVYYFYHSFSFEELVAMYSLAHVALVTPLRDGMNLVAKEYIAAKRGLPGTLILSEMAGASIELTDALIVNPNDVCEIEKAIYRALEMPVKEQTSRLTRMQHLLSVHTVNKWAADFIRQLNLICRKNESLHNKLIRRENMALIRQAYLNSRKRLIVLDYDGTLAPFVSNPEDAVPTRELYNLLQMLASDPENTVAISSGRDHSTLEHWFGHLPILLAAEHGAFYKDNGRWYNNLPEKESWNDEILHVIQEIISKTPGTRMEIKETAIVWHYRNANPWLASIREKELEDRLAEPCASLGLQIMKGNKIVEIKSPAYTKGSEAKRLMGKDTYDFILAIGDDVTDEDMFSALPPDAITVKIGSISDHARFNLQSQTETIPFLLGLVRQEVMAM; this is encoded by the coding sequence ATGAAATTAGTCATCATATCTAATCGTCTTCCGGTAAAAGCTGTCAGGAAGGAAGAACGTTACCATTTCACCTTTAGCGAGGGAGGACTGGCTACCGGTCTGAATTCCTTGCAATCTTCTGTCGACAAATTCTGGATAGGATGGCCCGAAGCTTTTCCGGCTAACCAGGCGGAAGAGCAACAACTTACGGAAGAGCTTCATCAACATAATTTTCATCCTGTTTTCCTTACACCTCTCCAAATACACAATTATTACGAAGGATATAGCAACAATATCCTTTGGCCTTTATGCCACTATTTCTATTCGTATATACACTATGACATCAATTATTGGGAAACTTATAAGGAAGTAAACGAGCTTTTTTGCCGGATAGCTTCTCCCTTCATCGAGCCGGATGATATTGTCTGGGTACAAGATTACCAGCTCATGCTTTTACCAGCTATGTTACGTCGTCTTTATCCCTCTCTCCGGATCGGCTATTTTCACCATATTCCTTTTCCTTCCTACGAATTATTCCGGGTGCTTCCCGAACGGGCGGAGATATTGAATGGGCTTCTAGGGGCCGATTTGGTGGGATTCCATACGCCGGATTATATGCGCCACTTCATAAGTGCCCTCAACCATATGCTGAGCCTTAACTTTGAGTATGGCGATGTCCGGCTGAAAGACCGTATGGTGCGGGTGGAAGCTTTTCCTATCGGTATCAATTTTACCAAATATTACGATGCACCTCTTTATCCTGCGGTACAAAGGAAACTCAAACGGTTGCGGCAAAAGTTCGGCGACCGTAAATTGATTCTTTCCGTAGACCGGCTGGATTACAGCAAAGGTATATTACACAGGTTGCGGGGTTTCGAACTCTTTTTGGAGAATCATCCCGAATACCGGGGACGGGTTTCCTTGGCTATGATTATCGTTCCTTCCCGGGATAAAGTGAACGCGTATGCGTATTTAAAAAGGAACGTGAATGAATTGGTAAGTACGATTAACGGGAAGTATTCCGATATAGACTGGACGCCTGTATATTATTTTTACCATAGCTTTTCTTTTGAAGAGTTGGTTGCGATGTATTCCTTGGCGCATGTGGCTTTGGTAACTCCTTTACGGGATGGCATGAACTTGGTTGCAAAAGAATATATAGCTGCTAAGCGCGGTCTTCCCGGTACATTGATACTAAGCGAAATGGCGGGAGCTTCCATCGAACTGACGGACGCGCTTATTGTAAACCCCAATGATGTATGCGAGATAGAAAAAGCGATTTACCGTGCACTCGAAATGCCCGTGAAGGAACAAACCTCACGCCTTACCCGTATGCAGCATCTCCTTTCTGTCCATACGGTGAACAAATGGGCTGCCGATTTTATCCGCCAATTGAACTTGATTTGCCGGAAAAACGAGTCGTTGCATAATAAACTGATCCGCCGGGAGAATATGGCTTTGATCCGTCAGGCTTACCTAAACAGCCGGAAACGTCTGATCGTGTTGGATTATGATGGAACCCTGGCTCCTTTTGTCTCCAATCCGGAAGATGCAGTCCCTACCCGTGAACTGTATAACTTGTTGCAAATGCTGGCTTCCGATCCGGAAAATACGGTTGCTATCAGCAGTGGCCGCGATCATTCTACATTGGAACATTGGTTTGGCCACTTGCCTATTTTACTGGCTGCCGAGCATGGCGCATTTTATAAAGATAACGGGCGCTGGTATAATAATCTTCCGGAAAAGGAATCGTGGAACGATGAAATATTACATGTGATCCAGGAGATTATAAGCAAAACACCGGGTACGCGGATGGAAATTAAAGAGACAGCGATTGTGTGGCATTATCGCAATGCCAACCCTTGGCTGGCTTCTATCCGTGAAAAGGAATTAGAGGATAGGCTTGCCGAACCGTGTGCTTCACTGGGTTTGCAAATCATGAAAGGAAACAAAATCGTGGAGATAAAGTCGCCTGCCTATACCAAAGGCTCCGAAGCCAAACGGTTGATGGGCAAGGACACGTATGACTTTATTCTTGCTATCGGCGATGATGTAACGGATGAGGATATGTTTTCCGCGCTCCCTCCGGATGCTATTACGGTGAAGATAGGAAGTATCTCCGATCATGCCCGTTTTAATTTACAAAGCCAAACCGAAACAATCCCGTTTTTACTGGGCTTGGTAAGGCAGGAGGTGATGGCGATGTAA